AATAAATTGTTAATGTTTCAGCCCAGCCAAAGTCAATCAGTGAAGAAACTAAGCAGTGAAGTAGTTAATGACGACGCAAACATCCCCATCCAGAAAACGAGTCCTAAACCTCTCCATTTGGACATACAAATGcccgataaatttacaaatttcaaaaagaatCGTACGGCCAGTGTCAATGATAGCACGGATACTGATGAAGAAGGCGACGATGACATCCTCTCTTCTCCAACGAATCCACAATTGACCGAGGCTACTACATCGGCAACCGAATGGCTCGGAATTACAACGAACAGTGAAGAGTGTTCGTACAGTTCGGAATACGATCATTCGGATTCGCAACTGGACCAATCGGAAAACGGCGGAGAATTTGACTTTGCACCGGCGTACCTACTGAATCCGGGCGGTACAGGTGACAGAAGTAATTGATTCGTTTAACAGTGACAGAGTTCGATTGTTTTGTTAATGAAACGAATATGTTCAATTAGTCAGCTGCACCATATGGCACCGCAAGGAAACGAAAAAGGCCGAGATGTCGGTGCTGGATATTTCATCGGCCATCATAGACAATGTTGAAGCTATGCCAGAGACGTGCGATTACGTTTATATTGGTCTCACATTCAGCATTTTGTTATCGTTGGTTCCTGCGTTCTGTCGGCTTTGTGAGGTAAGATGGAAATCTGGTCTATGAAAGACAGCTGCGTTTCACCGATCCATTCTAATTTCAGGCTGCGCTCACTTCGACAAACTCATCTGAAATAAATATCCTCGACATCCCTGTGATTGTGTTCGAGAAGGCATCGTTTTCGTGCATTACCATCATGAAATTTGCATTTGGCGATCAAATTTGggagaaattgattttgatcaTCGGTTTTGTGCTGCGATTCTGTCTGACTTTTCTGTACTTCTTTCTGCTAGCCGTGGCCGAGCGCACTTTCAAGCAGAGGTTCGTTTAAAATTGTTGACacgaaatttcgatttattttcactCAGAAACTTCATTTAGATTCTTGTATGCGAAGCTGTTCTCACATCTGACGTCTAGCCGGCGAGCGAAGAAATCGGAAGTGCCGCACTTTCGTTTGAACAAAGTtcgaaacattaaaatttggcTCAGCGTACGATCTTATTTGAAGGTTAGTCGCGACAATCACTCTGTGATCGACATAagaaccatttttttgttaaattaatttccagAGACGCGGACCACAACGATCTGTCGATGTCATTGTTTCAGCCGCATTCATTTTGGCTCTTCTGTTTCTTGGATTTTTAAGCGCCGAATGGCTTAACGATTCCGTTCAGTTGCACTCGCAATACAACTTGGAGGCACTGATTTGGTCGTGTGCTCTGGGTTGTTTTCTGATGCGATTTATGACACTGGGAAcgaaaatcaatcgaaaatatCGCAGCATTTCTGTCCTAATTACAGAGCAAATCAATTTGTATCTTCAGGTGAGTGTTTTTACACCGCTGGGAGTTGAGGAGCCACACTTCAATGTGTTATTATACCGTTACAGATTGAACAGAAGCCGCACAAGAAAGATGAATTGATGGTGTCGAACAGTGTACTGAAATTGGCCGCCGATTTGTTGAAGGTTCGTTGTCCGTTagaatgtttatttttaaagtgGACGACTAATTATCCTCTCTCTCATTCTATCCTCAAAAACATAGGAACTCGAATCACCGTTCAAAATATCCGGACTCAATGCCAATCCATACCTGTATACAACGGTCAAAGTTGTAATCCTGTCCGCGTTATCCGGTGTTCTCAGTGAAATGTTAGgttttaaactgaaattacacaaaattcaGATAAAATAGAATTACGCAACTCGGTCGGCTATGAATTTATCGCATGTGACGAGATTTATtggaattttgaaataaattggacTGTGGAACACTGAGACCGCATCGAGTTGtcgattcatttttttttaaatattgtcaGTTGATTCGATGATTGGAACATAAACTTTATTCTGGTCGGTAGGTTTCGGCTTCGTCTGCTCAAGATGCTATGTGTCAGTTTGATTTGGTgtgacgaaattttgctttacTTGCATTCTTAAAGTCCAGTTAAAGTGTCTAGAGTCATTGTGGTCTTATGACACGTTCGCCTTTTACATCTCCTTCAactattttgtttcatttcatttgaatataCCAGAATGATCAGAATGTAAAGTGGCTACAGACGCCATATTTGCATTGACGACTGTAACGAATTTTAAGGGCATCGGTGCGATAAGTCTCCTAGGGTTGCTCCTCTTATTTCTGGCCTCGGTTACTACTAGGTTTTTCCGATGCTAATTACTGTGTTAGAAGATAACACTGGAACTTGTTAGGAGAAATGAGAACAATAAAGTGTCTTTCGTCTAGTCACAGGAGCCCTGGCTCCCCGAGGTCCATGATAACTTGGTATTTTTAGCCCAGCCTAACTTTGCTTTGTGGAGCCAAATATAGTATCACAAGGACACCAGTACTAGTAAGAGACACCAAAAATAGAGGACCAAAGTTATCTGTTAGCACAGTGACTAGCATCGGAAAACGCTGCAAGTTACCGAGCCTAGAAATATATGTAGAAAGCTTTCGTGAGACCAAAAACTTCGGATATTTTAAACTGTCGAAGCCAACAACTACCTAATCTCGTCAACCTTTCGCAGACATATCGATGAGGATAGTTATCGAGTCTGTAACTTCAGTTGATctaacaacaaattttaagGTTCCGTAGTCCAATTTACACAACAAAAATCatccaaataaaattctctgaaaatgtCCAGTAGTTGTTCCGACAGCTGTGAGggtaatataaaatttaagtaACAAGTACCTTAGTAAATGTACCTAGTACCGATTTAACGTAAAACGAAACACATAAACAAACATCCTGTaaatctatatatatattcttCTACACGTTTccaaagtaaaattcttagtCCATTTGTACCGCCGCGCCgcaataatcaatttttagaataaaatttcattcatttcggTAGATCTTGttttcggtaatttatttttcttcctttctTAGACTTGTTTTTATGTAAGAACGGTTCAGTTTTGCACAATTTTTGCGACTTCCGTTTTCGtcgttttattgttatttaaaaGTATTTTCTTAACTTAAACACAAACTCACGAAACTCaagtgaataaatgaattttccatcgtttatATATTAGGACAGATTCGTTTAATCATAACAAAAATACGTATTAGACGCCCATCAGGCACAGTGGCAAAGTGCTAATATATATAATTGATAATGTAGAACCCGTCACTAAAAGTTTTAGTCTAAAACCTTTTCGAATCGGCAGAAAATTTAGCTAATTTGTAATTTGACTGGATTAGTGTTACTGTAGTATTTGATTGTGGTTAATGTAATATATTGAGTTCAATTCGCTTTACGTTTTATTGAatcaaacaacaaataaatgaataaaaacgaTTAAAATGATCAGAAATGGATTTTGTATTTAGAAGTTGTTTTATGACCTGTGGTGGTCTTAAAGAACGAGTGGTTTCTTCGTGATCGCCTGCTCCACAGCCACAGCAAAGCACCTTTGGCCACAGCCGTAGCGCCACATCCAAAAACAGCTGCGTCAGATGATGGATACGTGAAGAGAGAGTTGTCCACTACATGTGAGATTTTCACCTTTGTTGTGTCAGTGACGAAAGGCACGAAAAAATGGTCGTCGTACACTTTACACGCTGCATgcatcgaaaaccgtacttttcgaGCACTACCTGTGACACctttagcatgtaaaatccattacataactcaggatgtaaaaatgaaaagtctcacTTTAGTctcggcttcgtctcggatcaacaaaattcaagcGATAGCTCTACTTTCTATTTTCATCAACTTTGCTTTTGACTTTTTTGGGATGTACCAGAACTAACGTTAAATCTTGGTTATGCCTTTAATACCATCAAGGTTACAACTGATACTCAAAGCACCTACCTAGAGTAGGAGAATATTGTCTATGTCAAATAAAGCAGAAGTTTTTACTCTGATCCAACGAACTTCAGTTatatgacacactgtcaagtttcagtaccctatttaatCGTATAATCGCATATACATAGTGTGTACACTGTCGTGGTATACTCCTTCATCTTTGTTTCTGTTACAATTTGCTCTTTAACAGATCCCTTCTCTTAAAATTTTACAAGAAGATAGGCATGTGATGCTGCTTTATGTAAGATACTTTATAGATTTATATTTCTGCATTTCAAGGCTATTTTATAGCCCTCTAAATCCTACAGTTAAAGGCAAACTGCCACtaacggctattcatctgttatcgataacaacgacaacaataatgacaagctctgtgtgatatggtcctttatgtatagtaaaatgcatgttaaaaatattgaagtacaagatttgaaatcaaccgattaaaaatattttgattgatggaagtaatagattcgataatatGATCACTGGTCATATACTTGcagtttcatttaaaaattcaaggtTTTCCAAAGTTTTCTCTAGAATTTCACTCAACTTAGTAATGCACCACATTCAACACTGTTAGTTTATTGTGTGGAACTCTCTGCACATTTCTCTTCTCTCCCGACTCTAAATATATATTCTCACAAACGTTCTTAATATTGTAAACAGAGAGACTTTCAACGTTCAATCGTTTCAAGAGAATTCACAACACTcaaatcaaacgtccaaacATGctcgatacaaaaaaaaattcactcttGCCGACGATACACACTCCAAAAACGTAATTTCATGATACGagtcgattttatttcaaaatttaaatttagtttattcCGGGACGTCAATTGAGGTGTGTGCATCGAACAAaagagcaacaaaaaaaaaatctttgtttgaTTATTGCGCGTGTAATGTAAATAGATTTTTAGTtaagtttttaaattattgcaaaCAATAAACATTCTTGTTTTCCATTGATGCTTCCAATATAGTATTGTGGTACAGTGTAAATCCGCCAGTGTTGattgaagaaatttatgtGTGCACTGTGTTTACCTTTGTGTGAAGTGATGGCGAATAATTCTGTCAGTATCGTTTCGAATTGAATCGTCTGAACGGATATTTATAAGAAACTTTGAATTATTTGATTGTGAAAACGATAATCATGGAGACTCTAAAAATTGGCATGAACGATGGCCAATATGATGGCAGCAAAAGATTTCTGTGGCTTGCTGACCTGTGTGGATTATCTGTTGATCTGGTGAGTACATTAGTAATATTGCGATATATCCTATACGATTGCCACCTTTTTATAAACCCATATTTTCACACGcatgtcgaaatattttatttttataaaaaacgaaatccaATTCGAATTGCTATCTGTCGTCAGCCTTGACTTaagaaatgaacaaaaatttcgcTGCCGTCTTTATGTGACgataaaaaccaaacaaaaatttattcaaactccctttaatgaatgaaaagaATTCAACAGCTGGGTGTTCTTCctatacaaaatgtaaataaatagtaAACACGCCATTTTGATTTGGTGTGAATGAACAATCGTTCCGTCAATAAAACACGAATTCTTCACAGTCCTTAAAGATTATTGCATTACATTGGGCTGGTCTGGGTTGAGTTAAGTCCTCAAAAATAGGTCTGTAACGAAAGGTGTAATACGATATTGTATTTCTATCATGTCAACGCTAAATTGACCGCGATAAGATCGCCACATATGTAAAacgtttgtttattataaaaatgatGTCATAGACCGCTTATGTGGAATATATGAATCAAAAGTTAAATTATATCTCCACATATAGCTACAGACATATCGACAGTATCGTGTAGGTACAAATGTTATACGTAGTAcagaaactaaaataaaacgatATGTGGTTGTGGTGTGAGAAGAACGAGTCTTATTCGCCAAAAACATATCGTACGATTTTTGTGACGACGACGAATTATTGCATTCTTCTGGTTTTTGTTtaggataaaataaatttcatacaCTCAAATGTGTGCGCGGTTTTTCgcgtggtttttttttatttctttcttatTCAGCCCAAGTGAGAATGACTGTTCGTTGTGTATattgtttgaataaatttgagTACAGGTGAATGTACTATAGAGATAAGCAAGCATGAATTAGGTCGTTTATTCAATCGGCGTTTTGACATTGAtctagaaatatttttttttgtttctgaaGGTTGAAGGCTTTGAAAGTTGTTTGGCGATAGAAGATAAGTCATAAATCATCTGTTGttgacaacgacgacaacaaTTGATAATGAACTTGATTTAGCGGCGTGttaatgtatgttaaaacaaatgaagtaaaagattttctgtaAATCTAAGTATTGATTGTAATCAAGGAACAGAATCGATAACTGTTCTAGCTGCACTTCTGTAAAAGGTTGATGAAGTCTTAATACGATTGAACATCATTGCCCATCTAAATCTATCTATGCTTTTCTAGAACTCATGAAAGTTAACTCGATTGAGCATTTACGTAGCTATTCGATTCAACCTGTTCAGCTCGAAAAGCGTCAATTACCAAAGTCTTACAATTCcacgaaaatttttggaagaaCATTCTCAGTGATTTACCATTTCTTTTAGCGTTCAATTTTACGATAAGTTTTCCCTAAATGCTACCTGTAGTAATAGTTGAGTAGCTGCCGTCATTAACTTTAgtttatgttcatagatagtTAGTAAATAACTTGCAATGTTCCTACGATAGTTTTCCAAATGTTCATGTTACTCGAtagaaacaatttcaaataatgCTCAGCTGTAATGAATGTCTAATACATGCCTACAACGTTGAAGAAAGATATATAATAATAACCTACCCGATCACGAtatcaattgatttttaataGCAATGTAAGTTCTATAAAAAAAGGCGCAATATGAGACAGACAGACCAtgatttattcccttgactgaaagtcatgggtcttatggatgataaacaccctaaaatgtttgtcacacaatgatcactactatgattgaaaatgcatgaatgtatgaccaaaaaccttaaatacagaaaatgtttgtcacactttgatgattcgttgataacacgataactcgagtagctttcaacggatttccaaaaactt
This window of the Bradysia coprophila strain Holo2 unplaced genomic scaffold, BU_Bcop_v1 contig_324, whole genome shotgun sequence genome carries:
- the LOC119079414 gene encoding putative homeodomain transcription factor produces the protein MKLDKIVAWYQKKISTYDKQQWEKTVEQRILSGFIHVPLKNTKLKTELIDVDLVRGSSFPKAKPKQTLLTVLRLAVLRLFLLPIYARWWVEQTSPKIFIFLLALYVLQLFNWGIYSYNIHRTDFEAEHIVSITDLIIPNALSLLLSIIHSQIVATACTRSTNNKGKPSLHPRKTKRGRDRRRRKLTRVRSNYDAKSNISNDVVDVSVPFSTVFGLKQNFKLINLSNQSLNINPSNEKTMQIGSDELAVSRSTHELAATESVDVTQMKCDTSNIQRISSTESPTGLRKRNVNWNVPIRSRSLTNKQMVGEKFGQPQVNSYDLNASKLDEGKEEPQVVQPDEVGQLAGIVDETIRREPAVDDDGFESLNGKSSSGEDNAVTSTVLLSEVTGESSRNISNVDSKDISDVCPVASDTSVPSQSQSVKKLSSEVVNDDANIPIQKTSPKPLHLDIQMPDKFTNFKKNRTASVNDSTDTDEEGDDDILSSPTNPQLTEATTSATEWLGITTNSEECSYSSEYDHSDSQLDQSENGGEFDFAPAYLLNPGGTGDRISCTIWHRKETKKAEMSVLDISSAIIDNVEAMPETCDYVYIGLTFSILLSLVPAFCRLCEAALTSTNSSEINILDIPVIVFEKASFSCITIMKFAFGDQIWEKLILIIGFVLRFCLTFLYFFLLAVAERTFKQRFLYAKLFSHLTSSRRAKKSEVPHFRLNKVRNIKIWLSVRSYLKRRGPQRSVDVIVSAAFILALLFLGFLSAEWLNDSVQLHSQYNLEALIWSCALGCFLMRFMTLGTKINRKYRSISVLITEQINLYLQIEQKPHKKDELMVSNSVLKLAADLLKELESPFKISGLNANPYLYTTVKVVILSALSGVLSEMLGFKLKLHKIQIK